Proteins encoded within one genomic window of Proteiniborus ethanoligenes:
- a CDS encoding 3-oxoacyl-ACP synthase yields the protein MDAKINVGIVGTGIYIPEGRMTAKEISEATNGHWTEEAVINKLGIVEKPMPGEDDGTQEMGVKAGLDALRRTGVDPKEIDLVICMGEEWKEYPLTTSGIYIQEKIGATKAWAIDVQQRCCTTVAAMKIAKDMMIANEDINTVMVVGGYRNGDFVDYTDKDMSMMYNLSAGGGAIILKKNYNKNLLLGTHIMTDGTMARDAGVEFGGTAKPITCDNIDEAYKSLRLFDAKHMKDRLNEVSMPNWYHCIDKAFEKSGVSKEELGYLAVLHFKYSQHKAMVESLGLTEEQSIYLSDYGHMGQVDQILSLHLALEQGKVKDGTVISMIAAGIGYAWAANVIKWGKAE from the coding sequence ATGGATGCTAAAATTAATGTAGGTATAGTAGGAACAGGTATATATATTCCAGAAGGCAGAATGACAGCTAAGGAGATTTCAGAGGCTACTAATGGGCACTGGACTGAAGAAGCAGTAATAAACAAATTAGGGATTGTAGAAAAACCTATGCCTGGTGAAGATGATGGTACACAAGAAATGGGAGTAAAGGCTGGTTTAGATGCACTTAGAAGAACTGGAGTGGATCCAAAGGAAATAGATTTAGTCATATGTATGGGAGAAGAATGGAAGGAGTACCCTCTAACAACATCAGGAATTTACATTCAAGAAAAAATAGGAGCAACAAAAGCTTGGGCAATAGATGTTCAGCAAAGATGCTGTACTACTGTTGCTGCCATGAAAATAGCTAAGGATATGATGATCGCAAATGAAGATATAAACACTGTAATGGTAGTAGGTGGATATAGAAACGGTGATTTTGTCGATTATACAGATAAAGACATGTCAATGATGTATAATCTTTCAGCAGGTGGTGGAGCCATAATATTGAAGAAAAACTATAACAAGAATTTACTGCTTGGCACACATATAATGACAGATGGAACTATGGCAAGAGATGCAGGAGTAGAGTTTGGAGGAACTGCAAAGCCGATAACCTGTGACAATATTGATGAAGCTTACAAATCCTTAAGACTATTTGATGCAAAGCATATGAAGGATAGATTGAATGAGGTTTCTATGCCAAACTGGTACCATTGTATAGATAAAGCCTTTGAAAAATCAGGAGTATCAAAAGAAGAGCTAGGATATTTAGCTGTACTACATTTTAAATATTCACAGCACAAAGCAATGGTTGAATCCCTTGGTCTAACTGAAGAACAATCAATATATCTTTCTGATTATGGTCATATGGGGCAAGTAGATCAGATTCTTTCATTACATCTAGCACTAGAGCAAGGCAAAGTTAAAGACGGAACAGTTATATCTATGATAGCAGCTGGCATCGGATATGCATGGGCAGCTAATGTTATTAAATGGGGTAAAGCTGAATAA
- a CDS encoding methyl-accepting chemotaxis protein: MSNILDSFVAVAPYINQLTNTDFSVSVCDLEKCLIYVPSEKQDHKIRSGSPHVKNSVSYESIISGKKVIRRVGSEVFGFPYIAIAIPLRDNNDKVIGSVVFTEAVDRQDLLLALADNLHDTMQQMVSITESISENSIKLKDVGESLSHITDESLKSVRDTENILGFITSISNKTNMLGLNAAIEAARLGKDGSGFMVVAEEIRSLANATNEYIKNADKIIGELRKSTSKITGRLDELLSISSNQIDINNYISILVKDINERAEKLKENAQLLSE; the protein is encoded by the coding sequence ATGAGTAATATTCTGGACAGTTTTGTAGCTGTTGCTCCCTATATAAACCAACTTACAAACACTGATTTTTCTGTTTCAGTATGTGATCTTGAAAAATGTCTTATATATGTTCCAAGTGAAAAGCAGGATCATAAAATAAGGAGTGGTTCTCCTCATGTAAAAAACTCAGTATCCTATGAAAGCATTATTAGTGGGAAAAAGGTTATTAGGAGAGTAGGAAGTGAAGTCTTTGGGTTTCCCTACATTGCAATAGCAATTCCTCTTCGTGATAATAATGACAAGGTTATTGGTTCTGTTGTATTTACTGAGGCTGTAGATAGACAAGATTTATTATTAGCATTAGCTGACAATCTTCACGATACAATGCAGCAAATGGTATCAATAACTGAGTCGATTTCAGAAAATTCTATAAAGCTTAAAGACGTAGGAGAAAGCCTTAGTCATATTACAGATGAATCCTTAAAAAGCGTAAGGGATACTGAAAACATACTTGGCTTTATAACAAGTATTTCAAATAAAACAAACATGCTAGGTCTAAATGCTGCCATAGAAGCGGCTAGGCTAGGTAAAGATGGCAGTGGGTTTATGGTAGTTGCAGAGGAAATCAGAAGTTTGGCCAATGCAACAAATGAATATATAAAAAATGCAGATAAAATTATTGGAGAGCTTAGAAAATCCACTAGCAAAATTACTGGAAGACTTGACGAGCTTTTAAGCATTTCCTCTAATCAAATAGACATAAACAATTACATTAGTATATTAGTAAAAGATATAAACGAAAGAGCAGAAAAGCTAAAAGAAAATGCTCAGCTATTGAGCGAATAA
- a CDS encoding branched-chain amino acid ABC transporter permease, with protein sequence MMTLGKSLNRKHIIPTIILLVILSVIPFFSSLSIINLFTRIFILAVYGMSYDILRGYTGFINLGHAMFFGSGAYIVGILFTNFGANIPVFLLAIIVTVVFSSICAFLMGKISLRGGGNVLTATMITMALGEIVRNSAERWRSVTNGADGLTFRVPDILRDRLMFYYFALLFLIVMAIVLRKFIMSPTGRVLLAIRENEQRAQFLGYNVEKYKLISLQVAGIAGGLAGIMFGIFNRFANTDLLSIQQTLNALLYTLVGGTGTLYGGIVGSAVVNVVQNILLTLRSVHPIFERWLIFFGSMYVLVVLFMPQGFVGLWLKYRENKKRKDKETAKIEASSSS encoded by the coding sequence ATGATGACATTAGGAAAAAGCTTAAATAGAAAACACATTATACCTACAATAATATTGCTAGTTATACTATCGGTGATTCCATTTTTTTCTTCATTATCAATTATCAATTTGTTCACTAGAATTTTTATTTTAGCAGTATATGGAATGAGTTATGATATTTTAAGGGGTTATACGGGATTTATTAATCTTGGGCATGCGATGTTCTTTGGGAGCGGAGCATATATAGTTGGGATTCTATTTACAAACTTCGGGGCTAATATACCAGTATTTCTTTTAGCAATTATAGTTACAGTAGTTTTTTCATCAATATGCGCATTTCTTATGGGAAAGATCTCCCTAAGAGGTGGCGGAAATGTGCTTACAGCTACAATGATAACTATGGCCTTAGGTGAAATAGTTAGAAATAGTGCTGAGAGATGGAGAAGCGTAACGAATGGTGCTGACGGACTTACATTTAGAGTTCCAGATATCCTAAGAGATAGATTAATGTTTTATTACTTTGCATTACTGTTTTTAATAGTAATGGCAATAGTGTTAAGGAAGTTTATAATGTCACCAACAGGTAGAGTACTTTTAGCTATTCGTGAAAATGAGCAAAGAGCACAGTTTCTTGGCTATAATGTTGAAAAATACAAGCTTATTTCTTTACAGGTAGCTGGAATTGCTGGTGGACTTGCTGGGATAATGTTTGGTATATTCAATAGATTTGCCAATACAGACTTATTGTCTATACAGCAGACATTAAATGCATTGTTGTATACCTTAGTAGGTGGAACTGGAACCTTATATGGTGGAATAGTAGGTAGTGCTGTAGTGAATGTGGTCCAAAATATTCTATTAACATTGCGTTCAGTACATCCTATATTTGAAAGATGGCTAATATTCTTTGGTTCCATGTATGTACTGGTAGTTCTTTTTATGCCTCAGGGCTTTGTAGGGCTATGGCTCAAATATCGTGAAAATAAAAAAAGAAAAGATAAGGAAACAGCTAAAATAGAGGCTAGTTCCAGTAGCTAA
- a CDS encoding branched-chain amino acid ABC transporter permease, with translation MDIIVTLLINGFAEGALIFLMASGLSIILGLMGVVNFTHGTLFLWGGYVFIWIYHMTGSFILGILAAIVVVFLLGIFFEKLFVSRVYGNVPAQILITLGLQVIFTDLVRLFWGATPIAVLRPDFLSGTTIIGGVTIVHYRIFLIAVGLVVALGIHFLLNRTKVGMVIRAGVQRPDMVQALGKNIRLYFTLVFAGGAALAGLGGALYAPLVGNMVSTAGVYNQILAFIVVVVGGMGSFIGSAMGSIFLGLMGAIIGWYAPSLAVVANVTLMALVLAFKPQGLFGLAVKK, from the coding sequence ATGGACATTATTGTAACACTTTTAATAAATGGTTTTGCAGAAGGTGCATTAATATTCTTGATGGCATCCGGGTTGTCTATTATTCTCGGCTTAATGGGAGTTGTAAACTTCACACATGGAACCTTATTCTTATGGGGTGGCTATGTCTTCATATGGATATATCATATGACAGGCAGCTTTATATTAGGCATACTAGCCGCTATAGTAGTAGTGTTCTTGCTGGGAATTTTCTTCGAAAAGCTATTTGTAAGCAGAGTATATGGTAATGTACCTGCACAAATACTTATTACACTTGGGCTTCAAGTAATATTTACAGACTTGGTACGTTTATTCTGGGGTGCAACTCCTATTGCTGTACTTAGACCAGATTTTCTTTCAGGTACCACTATAATAGGCGGAGTTACTATAGTTCATTACAGAATATTCTTAATAGCAGTAGGGCTAGTGGTTGCGTTAGGAATACACTTCCTATTAAATCGCACTAAGGTAGGTATGGTAATAAGAGCTGGAGTACAAAGACCGGACATGGTACAGGCATTAGGTAAAAATATCAGACTTTACTTTACCTTAGTATTTGCAGGAGGAGCTGCATTAGCAGGATTAGGCGGTGCTTTATATGCTCCACTAGTAGGCAACATGGTATCTACAGCCGGAGTATATAACCAGATATTAGCATTTATAGTGGTTGTTGTTGGCGGTATGGGCAGCTTTATAGGCTCGGCAATGGGAAGTATTTTCTTAGGACTAATGGGGGCAATAATAGGCTGGTATGCACCATCACTTGCTGTTGTAGCCAACGTAACGCTAATGGCATTAGTATTAGCCTTTAAACCACAAGGATTATTTGGATTGGCGGTGAAGAAATGA
- a CDS encoding ABC transporter ATP-binding protein, with amino-acid sequence MTSILKTEDLVSYIGLYTILQGVNVEVNKGEAIAILGRNGAGKTTFLKTIMGLVNTRSGSIMLDGESIVGVPTYHIAKKGIGYVPEDYGVFDELTIEENLKIAMWKEDKVTLDRLARVLDLFPDLKIAYKRLAKTLSGGQRQMLSISRALLNDNKIILIDEPSKGLAPVVIERLGLALREISKESTILLVEQNFALACAVASRYYIIDEGRTVHDGTIKDLIKDTELQAKHLGI; translated from the coding sequence ATGACATCAATTCTTAAAACAGAAGATTTAGTATCATATATCGGACTTTATACTATTTTACAGGGTGTTAATGTAGAAGTAAATAAAGGTGAGGCCATAGCTATTTTAGGTAGGAATGGTGCAGGGAAAACCACCTTTTTAAAAACAATAATGGGACTAGTGAACACCCGAAGTGGATCTATTATGTTAGATGGTGAATCAATCGTTGGGGTACCAACTTATCATATAGCAAAAAAAGGAATAGGATACGTTCCAGAGGATTATGGAGTATTTGATGAATTAACTATTGAAGAGAATTTAAAAATTGCAATGTGGAAGGAAGACAAGGTAACACTTGATAGATTAGCACGTGTACTTGACCTGTTTCCTGACCTGAAAATAGCCTATAAAAGATTAGCTAAAACCCTTAGCGGGGGACAAAGACAAATGCTATCTATATCTAGAGCTTTATTAAATGATAATAAGATTATACTAATTGATGAACCTAGTAAGGGGCTAGCACCAGTAGTTATTGAAAGATTAGGGCTAGCACTTAGAGAAATCAGCAAGGAAAGTACTATTCTGTTAGTAGAGCAGAACTTTGCCTTAGCCTGTGCAGTAGCATCAAGATACTATATTATCGACGAGGGAAGAACTGTGCATGATGGGACTATAAAGGACCTAATAAAAGATACAGAGCTTCAGGCAAAGCATCTTGGAATTTAG
- a CDS encoding ABC transporter ATP-binding protein produces the protein MGETLIRTENLGISFGAHKAVNKVNLELEKNVFTTILGPNGAGKTTLFNLMSGLLKPTEGKIFFKGTDVTSLSPIDRVKMGMGRSFQLTNVFPSLTAYENVRLSMQARENVGYKIFTDHRKYSQLNEKTEEILERVLLKDKKDFKASELSHGEQRKLELGMVLALDPEVLLLDEPTAGMAIEEVPTMIDILQKTKKQGTTIILIEHKMDMVKTLSDKLIIIVNGMKLIEGDPEAVSKDPEVLKAYLGGGVLDDINS, from the coding sequence ATGGGTGAAACATTAATTCGTACTGAAAATTTAGGCATAAGTTTCGGAGCCCATAAAGCGGTAAACAAGGTTAATCTCGAATTAGAGAAAAACGTGTTTACTACCATACTCGGACCTAATGGGGCAGGAAAGACAACTTTATTTAACCTAATGAGTGGTCTTTTAAAGCCTACAGAGGGAAAAATCTTTTTCAAAGGGACAGACGTTACAAGTCTGTCCCCTATTGACCGAGTAAAAATGGGCATGGGCAGGTCGTTTCAATTAACAAATGTTTTTCCAAGCTTAACAGCTTACGAAAACGTTAGATTATCTATGCAGGCTCGTGAAAATGTAGGATATAAGATTTTTACGGATCATAGGAAATATAGTCAGTTAAACGAAAAGACAGAAGAAATCCTAGAAAGAGTACTATTAAAGGATAAAAAAGACTTTAAAGCAAGTGAATTAAGTCATGGTGAGCAGAGAAAGCTTGAATTAGGTATGGTTTTAGCTCTTGACCCAGAGGTACTATTATTAGATGAGCCTACTGCCGGCATGGCTATAGAAGAAGTACCAACTATGATAGACATACTTCAAAAAACGAAGAAGCAGGGAACTACTATAATTTTGATTGAGCACAAGATGGACATGGTAAAGACCCTTTCAGACAAATTAATTATTATAGTTAATGGAATGAAGCTTATTGAGGGGGATCCAGAAGCAGTTTCAAAAGATCCTGAGGTTCTTAAGGCTTATCTGGGAGGAGGGGTTCTAGATGACATCAATTCTTAA
- a CDS encoding substrate-binding domain-containing protein, protein MKRAISLLLVITFALSLFLTGCAGKTTGGVDKSEPIRIGGITSLSGALQDYGQQMQRGFELGLEYATKGTMEVAGRKIEVIWEDTTTVPDVARERAIKLLDVDKVDILVGPASSSDAAAILELAEEFKKVIVIDPAAADFLTGPAWNRYTFCTGRNSAQDAKAMANVIINNKPGAKVATLAPDSAFGRSMVDPVVGALQDGGAELIHQEFPPAETTDFTPYILRIREAKPDYLYVIWAGANNPWGQLMELDLESHGIKITTGAPEIAALRMMQPMIGMPGFTVYYNSVPQNPVNDWLVEKHKEKYNSVPDLFTSGGMACAMAVVTALEKTGGNADAEELIKTMRGMEFDSPTGKRYFREEDHQAIQPLYEIVLTEVDGVDHPVPKLVREIPAEDIAPAITVPADAKR, encoded by the coding sequence TTGAAAAGAGCAATTTCTTTACTATTAGTGATAACGTTTGCATTGTCACTGTTCTTAACAGGTTGTGCAGGCAAGACAACTGGTGGCGTAGACAAAAGCGAACCTATTAGAATCGGGGGAATTACATCTTTGAGTGGTGCCCTACAAGATTATGGTCAACAAATGCAAAGAGGCTTTGAGCTAGGATTAGAATATGCAACAAAGGGAACTATGGAAGTAGCAGGTAGAAAGATAGAAGTTATTTGGGAAGACACTACTACTGTACCTGATGTAGCTAGAGAAAGAGCAATTAAATTATTAGACGTAGACAAAGTAGATATATTAGTAGGGCCTGCATCATCATCTGATGCTGCTGCTATATTAGAGCTTGCAGAAGAATTCAAAAAAGTAATAGTTATTGATCCTGCAGCTGCAGACTTTTTAACTGGACCTGCTTGGAATAGATATACATTCTGTACAGGAAGAAACTCAGCACAGGATGCTAAAGCTATGGCAAACGTTATTATTAACAATAAGCCAGGTGCGAAGGTTGCTACATTAGCACCAGACAGTGCATTTGGACGTTCAATGGTTGACCCAGTTGTTGGTGCATTACAAGATGGTGGAGCTGAGCTTATTCATCAAGAGTTCCCACCAGCAGAAACTACAGACTTTACTCCTTATATATTAAGAATTAGAGAAGCAAAACCAGATTATCTATACGTTATTTGGGCTGGAGCTAATAACCCATGGGGACAATTAATGGAGCTTGACCTTGAAAGCCATGGAATTAAAATTACTACAGGTGCTCCAGAAATTGCAGCATTAAGAATGATGCAACCAATGATAGGTATGCCTGGATTTACTGTATATTATAACAGCGTTCCACAAAACCCTGTTAATGATTGGCTAGTTGAAAAACATAAAGAAAAATATAACTCAGTTCCAGATTTATTTACATCTGGTGGTATGGCATGTGCTATGGCAGTAGTTACAGCTTTAGAAAAAACTGGCGGAAATGCTGATGCAGAAGAGCTAATCAAAACCATGAGGGGAATGGAATTTGATAGCCCTACTGGTAAGAGATACTTCCGTGAAGAAGACCATCAAGCAATACAACCATTGTATGAAATCGTACTTACAGAAGTAGATGGCGTAGACCATCCAGTACCAAAACTAGTACGTGAAATACCAGCTGAAGATATAGCACCAGCAATAACAGTTCCAGCTGATGCAAAGCGTTAA
- a CDS encoding MaoC family dehydratase, producing MKGKTIQELKLGEKAFFQKTITETDVYLYAGITGDLNPAHINEEYAKDTFFKSRIAHGMLTAGLISAVLGMKLPGPGTIYMGQELKFTAPVRIGDTIKAEVEVTEIVTEKNRLKLRTTCINQNGDIVLDGVATVMPPK from the coding sequence ATGAAAGGTAAAACAATACAGGAGCTAAAATTGGGAGAGAAGGCTTTTTTCCAGAAAACAATCACTGAAACAGATGTGTATCTTTATGCAGGTATAACAGGGGATTTAAACCCAGCCCATATAAATGAAGAATATGCTAAAGATACATTCTTTAAAAGTAGGATTGCACATGGAATGCTAACTGCTGGATTAATATCTGCAGTTTTAGGAATGAAGCTGCCTGGGCCAGGTACAATATATATGGGGCAAGAGTTAAAATTTACTGCACCTGTTAGAATAGGAGATACTATAAAGGCAGAAGTTGAGGTAACTGAAATTGTAACAGAAAAAAATAGACTGAAATTACGAACTACTTGCATAAATCAAAATGGGGACATAGTTCTTGATGGTGTAGCTACAGTAATGCCACCAAAATAA
- a CDS encoding sigma-54 interaction domain-containing protein yields the protein MSGKQINTKMQEGAKEFQNLHNNSLVLSEDSILSEYFITMMNKIFDPLPVPFILLDKDSRVRMINQVFADYLGFSKKEIIGKPVLEVDKYSRFPYVFKTKKAEIAWKHTFENGHTAIVHRLPVLDENGEIKYGVGMVLFEDLHQFRDIIEKNKLLETELYLYKNQLKEMHGAKYSWDNIIGNSEKMSAAKFIGRRASQTNSNVLILGESGTGKELFAHAIHNDSVRNFSPFVKVNSAAIPSELLESELFGYEEGAFTGAKKGGKIGKFELANGGSIFLDEIGDMPLKMQAKLLRVLQEKEFERVGGNNIVKVDVRVIAATNKDLRQLIDEGKFREDLYYRLNVMTIEIPPLRERHGDIGELVSILLNKLSNQLGKYVSNISENAMEHLIGHSWPGNVRELENVLERAINLTDSDTILPVHLPIYLKQHTRRIVDGPIRPLKDIIEDTEKEALARCLEYTDGNKLQTAKLLEISRSSLYDKLEKYGIS from the coding sequence TTGAGTGGAAAGCAAATAAACACTAAAATGCAAGAAGGAGCTAAAGAATTCCAAAACCTACATAATAACTCATTAGTGTTAAGTGAAGATTCTATATTAAGTGAATACTTTATTACAATGATGAACAAAATATTTGATCCCCTTCCTGTACCATTTATTTTGCTAGACAAAGATAGCAGAGTTAGAATGATTAATCAAGTTTTTGCAGATTACCTAGGTTTTTCTAAGAAAGAGATAATAGGTAAGCCTGTACTAGAAGTAGACAAGTATTCTAGATTTCCCTATGTATTTAAAACTAAAAAAGCGGAAATAGCATGGAAGCATACCTTTGAAAATGGACATACTGCAATAGTACATAGACTTCCTGTTCTTGATGAAAACGGAGAAATAAAATATGGAGTTGGAATGGTACTTTTTGAAGACCTTCATCAATTTAGGGATATTATTGAAAAAAATAAGCTTTTAGAAACAGAGCTTTATCTGTACAAAAACCAGCTAAAGGAAATGCACGGAGCTAAATATTCCTGGGACAATATAATTGGCAACAGCGAAAAAATGTCAGCTGCAAAATTCATAGGGAGAAGAGCATCTCAAACAAACTCTAATGTACTGATCCTAGGAGAAAGTGGTACTGGGAAAGAATTATTTGCCCATGCGATACATAATGACAGTGTGAGAAATTTTTCTCCTTTTGTTAAAGTAAATAGTGCAGCAATACCTTCAGAGCTTCTAGAATCAGAGCTTTTCGGATACGAGGAGGGAGCATTTACAGGTGCTAAAAAAGGAGGAAAAATAGGTAAGTTTGAACTGGCTAATGGAGGAAGCATTTTTCTAGATGAGATAGGAGACATGCCACTTAAAATGCAGGCAAAGCTATTAAGAGTTTTACAAGAAAAAGAATTTGAAAGAGTTGGCGGGAACAATATAGTAAAGGTTGATGTTAGAGTTATTGCTGCTACTAACAAAGACCTAAGACAGTTAATAGATGAAGGAAAATTCAGAGAAGATTTATACTATAGACTTAATGTAATGACTATAGAGATACCACCTTTAAGAGAAAGGCATGGAGATATTGGAGAGCTTGTTTCAATACTACTTAATAAGCTTTCAAATCAGCTTGGGAAATATGTATCTAATATATCTGAGAATGCTATGGAGCACTTAATAGGACATAGCTGGCCAGGAAATGTTAGAGAGCTGGAAAATGTACTAGAGAGAGCTATTAATCTAACTGACTCAGATACTATATTACCTGTCCATCTACCAATATACTTAAAGCAGCACACAAGAAGAATAGTAGATGGGCCTATAAGACCATTAAAGGACATAATTGAAGATACGGAAAAAGAAGCCTTAGCAAGATGCTTAGAATATACTGATGGGAACAAGCTACAAACTGCTAAGCTACTAGAGATAAGTCGTTCTAGCTTGTATGATAAGCTAGAGAAGTATGGAATTTCATAA
- the fabG gene encoding 3-oxoacyl-ACP reductase FabG produces MKLLDKVAIITGAGRGIGEATAKKFVQEGAKVVIADISQADVDRTVEEIKAMGGEAIGAIVDVTSLESVNKMVKETVEKYGKLDIIVNNAGITADNTLVKMSEAEFDRVINVNLKGVYNCGQEAAKVMAEQGGGVILNASSVVGVYGNFGQTNYAATKWGVIGMTKTWAKELGKKGVRVNAVAPGFILTPMTEKMPEKVLDMMKDKAPLKRLGTPEDIANAYTFLASDEASFITGAVLEVTGGVVL; encoded by the coding sequence ATGAAATTATTAGACAAAGTAGCAATAATAACAGGTGCAGGCAGGGGTATAGGCGAGGCAACTGCTAAAAAGTTTGTACAGGAAGGAGCAAAGGTAGTAATAGCAGATATAAGCCAAGCAGATGTTGACAGAACAGTAGAAGAAATTAAAGCTATGGGTGGAGAAGCTATAGGAGCAATTGTTGATGTTACCAGTCTGGAAAGCGTTAACAAAATGGTTAAAGAAACAGTTGAAAAGTATGGAAAACTTGACATAATAGTTAATAATGCTGGAATTACTGCAGATAATACATTAGTTAAAATGTCAGAAGCTGAATTTGATAGAGTTATTAATGTAAACCTAAAGGGAGTATATAATTGCGGACAGGAAGCTGCAAAAGTAATGGCAGAACAAGGTGGAGGAGTAATATTAAATGCTTCATCAGTAGTTGGTGTATATGGAAACTTTGGACAAACAAACTATGCAGCTACAAAATGGGGAGTCATAGGTATGACAAAAACATGGGCAAAAGAGCTTGGGAAAAAAGGTGTACGTGTCAATGCAGTTGCACCAGGATTTATTCTAACTCCAATGACAGAAAAAATGCCTGAAAAAGTATTAGACATGATGAAGGACAAAGCTCCTCTGAAAAGATTAGGAACACCAGAAGACATCGCAAATGCTTATACTTTCTTGGCATCTGATGAGGCTAGCTTCATTACAGGAGCTGTATTAGAAGTTACAGGTGGAGTAGTGCTATAA
- a CDS encoding D-alanine--D-alanine ligase → MKTNIYVIYGGKSVEHDVSLQSAFSIINSLDKAKYNVYPVYITREGVWCSTKIVKETITELKELKHCNFNSISGSLGDFLSKHFKKGEKSIAFPALHGSNGEDGTIQGLFEMLNLPYVGNEVLSSAVGIDKVMMKDLLSLGNIPQAKYTSLLLHQWQENEEKALEEIENIIGYPSFVKPARLGSSVGINRCKNRNELISAIKEAFLYDHKLIIEKEIIGREMQIAVIGNNCPKASVVGEYIQERKFMDYNAKYVDGRLVPVIPAPLSDNISEAMRQTAIKAFKLLNCKGLVRVDYFVTAQDAYYINEVNTMPGFTKYSMFPALWEKTDGTSYSELIQILIGLGFARHEQKNSILHMRWEA, encoded by the coding sequence ATGAAAACTAACATTTATGTAATCTACGGTGGAAAGTCAGTTGAACATGATGTTTCCTTGCAAAGTGCATTTTCTATAATCAACTCTCTAGATAAGGCTAAATATAATGTTTATCCAGTATATATCACTAGGGAAGGGGTCTGGTGCAGTACAAAAATAGTTAAGGAAACAATAACTGAGCTAAAGGAGCTTAAGCATTGCAACTTTAATAGCATTTCGGGCTCTTTAGGAGATTTTTTATCCAAGCATTTCAAAAAAGGTGAAAAAAGTATTGCTTTCCCAGCTCTGCACGGATCAAATGGTGAAGATGGAACAATTCAGGGATTATTTGAAATGTTAAATCTTCCCTATGTAGGCAATGAAGTTCTTTCATCAGCAGTGGGAATAGATAAGGTTATGATGAAGGATTTACTATCTTTAGGTAATATACCTCAAGCAAAGTATACTTCTCTCCTCCTTCATCAATGGCAGGAAAACGAGGAAAAAGCTCTAGAAGAAATTGAAAATATTATTGGATATCCTTCCTTTGTTAAGCCTGCAAGGCTAGGCTCTAGCGTTGGCATCAACCGGTGTAAAAATAGAAATGAATTAATTAGTGCAATAAAAGAAGCCTTTCTTTATGATCATAAGCTTATTATAGAAAAAGAAATAATCGGAAGAGAAATGCAAATAGCTGTAATAGGTAATAACTGTCCTAAGGCTTCTGTAGTAGGTGAATATATACAGGAAAGAAAGTTCATGGATTATAATGCTAAATATGTGGATGGAAGGCTAGTTCCTGTTATTCCTGCTCCTTTGTCTGATAATATAAGTGAGGCTATGAGGCAAACTGCTATCAAGGCCTTTAAGCTACTAAACTGTAAGGGGCTTGTAAGAGTGGATTATTTTGTTACTGCCCAAGACGCATATTATATTAATGAAGTAAATACTATGCCAGGCTTCACTAAATATAGTATGTTTCCTGCTCTCTGGGAAAAAACAGATGGCACCAGCTATAGTGAATTAATCCAAATATTAATAGGTTTAGGATTTGCTAGACATGAACAGAAGAACTCTATTTTGCATATGAGGTGGGAAGCATGA